The Lactuca sativa cultivar Salinas chromosome 2, Lsat_Salinas_v11, whole genome shotgun sequence genome includes a window with the following:
- the LOC111883385 gene encoding uncharacterized protein LOC111883385 isoform X1 — protein sequence MAQPAAQLASMNEDKSYSHHQQEEFKVSVTSKPCPDMLNGSRKDYMKTCIPLYEASIKGDWKTAKEILDRKPELVRYSITGNGDTALHIAASAKSTKQSEDFLEHLLTYMENKDLELENSSSNTALCLAATAGNVKMVKIMAEKNRALVAITDSEGMTPLYKAALYGNYEVVKYLYENLGGNNWAPQHHSRLLLQCVENNMFDIALKIVKEHPELDSNGSVLGVLARKPDVFAETESDIFKRTFNWVIHPKLQAFEKESKAKALELLRIIWKNISEKRKIEIDDILRGPPDPPPPIMQGDIEKKPVEIWNTVKEPAATIWNNPNAVRKYSSRILFVAAEMGNTRYLVELIRQYPDLIWKVNDKNQSIFHIAVKHRHEGIYNLMYEIGSMKDLITPLKDENDNTMLHLVGKTAKKKQLEDVSRVVALQMQRELLWFKEVEKMIPPSYRKQKNKVGLTPHELFTEEHKELVRQGENWMKDKASQCMVVATLVATIVFAATFTAPGGYNQADVVPYFYRKGTFIVFAVADTISLFSSSTSVLLFLSILTSRYAERDFLESLPIKLMLGLATLFLSITTMMVALSVGFFVLYMKWITLLATLLATMPLLLFAMLQFPLLKDVTRSSYASRHLFRPKKHVLYYENSNSNSRRWFPFTFPFVSSCTSKIMKLL from the exons ATGGCTCAACCAGCTGCGCAATTAGCATCAATGAACGAGGACAAATCCTATAGCCACCATCAGCAGGAGGAATTCAAAGTTTCTGTCACCTCAAAACCATGTCCAGATATGCTCAATG GATCTAGAAAGGATTACATGAAAACTTGTATCCCTTTATATGAAGCATCAATCAAAGGTGATTGGAAGACTGCTAAAGAGATTCTTGATAGAAAGCCAGAGTTGGTAAGGTATAGTATCACTGGGAATGGGGATACAGCGCTTCATATTGCTGCATCGGCCAAAAGCACCAAACAGAGTGAAGATTTTTTGGAACATCTGCTGACTTACATGGAAAACAAGGACCTGGAACTTGAAAATAGCAGCTCCAACACTGCCCTCTGTTTAGCAGCTACAGCTGGAAATGTTAAAATGGTTAAGATTATGGCGGAAAAGAACAGGGCCTTGGTGGCAATCACTGATAGTGAAGGAATGACTCCGCTGTATAAGGCTGCCCTGTATGGAAATTATGAGGTGGTGAAGTATCTGTATGAAAATTTGGGTGGAAATAATTGGGCACCTCAGCACCATAGTCGTCTTCTTTTACAATGTGTCGAGAATAATATGTTTG ATATTGCACTCAAGATAGTGAAAGAGCACCCTGAACTTGATAGTAATGGAAGTGTGCTTGGAGTTTTGGCTCGAAAGCCTGATGTATTTGCTGAAACAGAATCTGATATCTTCAAGAGAACCTTCAATTGGG TCATTCATCCAAAGTTGCAAGCTTTTGAAAAAGAAAGTAAAGCTAAAGCATTGGAGTTACTAAGGATCATTTGGAAGAATATATCTGAGAAGCGTAAGATTGAAATTGATGACATACTGAGAGGGCCCCCTGATCCTCCTCCTCCCATTATGCAAGGTGATATTGAGAAAAAGCCTGTTGAAATATGGAACACGGTTAAAGAGCCTGCTGCTACAATTTGGAATAATCCGAATGCGGTTAGAAAGTATTCTTCTAGAATACTATTTGTTGCTGCAGAAATGGGGAATACCAGATATTTAGTTGAGCTTATCCGTCAGTATCCTGATCTGATATGGAAAGTAAATGataaaaatcaaagtatattTCACATTGCTGTAAAACATCGCCATGAGGGTATCTACAATCTGATGTATGAGATAGGATCAATGAAGGATCTGATAACTCCTCTCAAAGATGAAAATGACAACACTATGTTGCATTTAGTTGGGAAGACTGCCAAGAAAAAGCAACTTGAGGATGTGTCGAGAGTTGTTGCTTTACAGATGCAACGGGAACTTTTATGGTTCAAG GAAGTAGAGAAGATGATCCCACCTTCTTATCGGAAACAGAAGAACAAAGTAGGTCTAACACCACATGAGTTATTTACCGAGGAACACAAAGAGCTAGTCAGACAAGGTGAGAATTGGATGAAAGATAAGGCTAGCCAATGTATGGTGGTTGCCACCCTTGTTGCCACCATAGTGTTTGCTGCAACTTTTACAGCGCCAGGGGGATACAATCAGGCTGATGTTGTCCCTTACTTTTACCGAAAAGGAACCTTTATAGTTTTCGCAGTAGCAGATACCATATCTTTGTTCTCATCATCAACTTCAGTCCTCTTGTTCTTATCTATCCTCACGTCTCGTTATGCAGAACGTGATTTTTTGGAATCGTTACCCATAAAGCTAATGTTAGGTCTGGCAACACTTTTCCTCTCCATAACAACCATGATGGTTGCTCTTAGTGTTGGCTTCTTTGTGTTGTACATGAAATGGATAACCCTTCTTGCTACCCTTCTTGCTACCATGCCACTTCTCTTATTTGCTATGTTGCAATTTCCTCTGTTAAAAGATGTTACTCGCTCGTCATATGCTTCCAGGCACCTCTTTCGGCCCAAGAAACATGTTCTTTACTATGAAAACTCCAACTCTAACTCTCGTCGTTGGTTCCCATTTACATTCCCTTTCGTTTCAAGTTGTACCTCAAAGATAATGAAATTGTTGTAA
- the LOC111883385 gene encoding uncharacterized protein LOC111883385 isoform X2, with translation MKTCIPLYEASIKGDWKTAKEILDRKPELVRYSITGNGDTALHIAASAKSTKQSEDFLEHLLTYMENKDLELENSSSNTALCLAATAGNVKMVKIMAEKNRALVAITDSEGMTPLYKAALYGNYEVVKYLYENLGGNNWAPQHHSRLLLQCVENNMFDIALKIVKEHPELDSNGSVLGVLARKPDVFAETESDIFKRTFNWVIHPKLQAFEKESKAKALELLRIIWKNISEKRKIEIDDILRGPPDPPPPIMQGDIEKKPVEIWNTVKEPAATIWNNPNAVRKYSSRILFVAAEMGNTRYLVELIRQYPDLIWKVNDKNQSIFHIAVKHRHEGIYNLMYEIGSMKDLITPLKDENDNTMLHLVGKTAKKKQLEDVSRVVALQMQRELLWFKEVEKMIPPSYRKQKNKVGLTPHELFTEEHKELVRQGENWMKDKASQCMVVATLVATIVFAATFTAPGGYNQADVVPYFYRKGTFIVFAVADTISLFSSSTSVLLFLSILTSRYAERDFLESLPIKLMLGLATLFLSITTMMVALSVGFFVLYMKWITLLATLLATMPLLLFAMLQFPLLKDVTRSSYASRHLFRPKKHVLYYENSNSNSRRWFPFTFPFVSSCTSKIMKLL, from the exons ATGAAAACTTGTATCCCTTTATATGAAGCATCAATCAAAGGTGATTGGAAGACTGCTAAAGAGATTCTTGATAGAAAGCCAGAGTTGGTAAGGTATAGTATCACTGGGAATGGGGATACAGCGCTTCATATTGCTGCATCGGCCAAAAGCACCAAACAGAGTGAAGATTTTTTGGAACATCTGCTGACTTACATGGAAAACAAGGACCTGGAACTTGAAAATAGCAGCTCCAACACTGCCCTCTGTTTAGCAGCTACAGCTGGAAATGTTAAAATGGTTAAGATTATGGCGGAAAAGAACAGGGCCTTGGTGGCAATCACTGATAGTGAAGGAATGACTCCGCTGTATAAGGCTGCCCTGTATGGAAATTATGAGGTGGTGAAGTATCTGTATGAAAATTTGGGTGGAAATAATTGGGCACCTCAGCACCATAGTCGTCTTCTTTTACAATGTGTCGAGAATAATATGTTTG ATATTGCACTCAAGATAGTGAAAGAGCACCCTGAACTTGATAGTAATGGAAGTGTGCTTGGAGTTTTGGCTCGAAAGCCTGATGTATTTGCTGAAACAGAATCTGATATCTTCAAGAGAACCTTCAATTGGG TCATTCATCCAAAGTTGCAAGCTTTTGAAAAAGAAAGTAAAGCTAAAGCATTGGAGTTACTAAGGATCATTTGGAAGAATATATCTGAGAAGCGTAAGATTGAAATTGATGACATACTGAGAGGGCCCCCTGATCCTCCTCCTCCCATTATGCAAGGTGATATTGAGAAAAAGCCTGTTGAAATATGGAACACGGTTAAAGAGCCTGCTGCTACAATTTGGAATAATCCGAATGCGGTTAGAAAGTATTCTTCTAGAATACTATTTGTTGCTGCAGAAATGGGGAATACCAGATATTTAGTTGAGCTTATCCGTCAGTATCCTGATCTGATATGGAAAGTAAATGataaaaatcaaagtatattTCACATTGCTGTAAAACATCGCCATGAGGGTATCTACAATCTGATGTATGAGATAGGATCAATGAAGGATCTGATAACTCCTCTCAAAGATGAAAATGACAACACTATGTTGCATTTAGTTGGGAAGACTGCCAAGAAAAAGCAACTTGAGGATGTGTCGAGAGTTGTTGCTTTACAGATGCAACGGGAACTTTTATGGTTCAAG GAAGTAGAGAAGATGATCCCACCTTCTTATCGGAAACAGAAGAACAAAGTAGGTCTAACACCACATGAGTTATTTACCGAGGAACACAAAGAGCTAGTCAGACAAGGTGAGAATTGGATGAAAGATAAGGCTAGCCAATGTATGGTGGTTGCCACCCTTGTTGCCACCATAGTGTTTGCTGCAACTTTTACAGCGCCAGGGGGATACAATCAGGCTGATGTTGTCCCTTACTTTTACCGAAAAGGAACCTTTATAGTTTTCGCAGTAGCAGATACCATATCTTTGTTCTCATCATCAACTTCAGTCCTCTTGTTCTTATCTATCCTCACGTCTCGTTATGCAGAACGTGATTTTTTGGAATCGTTACCCATAAAGCTAATGTTAGGTCTGGCAACACTTTTCCTCTCCATAACAACCATGATGGTTGCTCTTAGTGTTGGCTTCTTTGTGTTGTACATGAAATGGATAACCCTTCTTGCTACCCTTCTTGCTACCATGCCACTTCTCTTATTTGCTATGTTGCAATTTCCTCTGTTAAAAGATGTTACTCGCTCGTCATATGCTTCCAGGCACCTCTTTCGGCCCAAGAAACATGTTCTTTACTATGAAAACTCCAACTCTAACTCTCGTCGTTGGTTCCCATTTACATTCCCTTTCGTTTCAAGTTGTACCTCAAAGATAATGAAATTGTTGTAA
- the LOC128132066 gene encoding uncharacterized protein LOC128132066 has product MEDYVNNPANMHDFSLMNTKAFANLKGSGGNIWEVFEVLDDVRRAIFRNTVFGYFIDVPRLQGDALLFHKMFLHQIRPDPVLSPDGIKRLYFRVGNTKMVYGPEEFCLITGFNFGEYPKNIGRKGSEKLISSKKRCLLRERLFPDHTNSSVKIGDLKSLILNQTFLALDDLDAVRVCLIYILCEGFLGKEVNDRVPQDWFYLAENLDLWNSFAWGSYQWDFTYVDLEDTWNKIHHYLSLPERGQTLKYSVSGFTAPIRIWIYEMIPAVRACGFALRKNKDLPRMKRWSGTKKLKWVDVNKIWSKMQEGLPPRQNMLPGDGEMTSFYYMSFQEYVYGEGKAVPSPVRDHFRRQDESSSSMSSSGRSHGRGRGSGKHKLDELLKRVHALEQHVFMNQQKPTEVFYEEVNNEQFWNDIIFEEPTVSQRNYDEQVSYTLHYLLNFINIYEYLCSYFIFENIGCAR; this is encoded by the exons atggaggattatgtcaacaatcccgcaaatatg catgattttagtttaatgaatacgaaagcctttgcgaacctaaaaggctctggcggtaacatatgggaagtctttgaagttttagatgatgTCCGACGTGCTATTTTCAGAAATACCGTCTTTGGCTATTTTATTgatgtccctcgtttacaaggggacgctttattgtttcataaaatgttccttcatcagatccggccggaccctgttttatctccagatggaataaaacgtttatattttcgagtaggcaataccaaaatggtttatgggccggaagagttttgtttgattaccgggttcaattttggggagtatccaaaaaacattgggagaaaagggtcggaaaaattaataagcagtaaaaaaagatgtttactgcgtgaacggctatttccggaccatactaatagttcggtgaaaatcggcgacctgaaaagtttaattttaaatcaaacattcctagcacttgacgaccttgatgcagttagagtatgtttgatatacattttgtgtgaaggttttttgggcaaagaagttaacgatcgggtgccacaagattggttttatttggctgagaatttggatctctggaatag cttcgcttggggtagctatcaatgggattttacttatgttgaccttgaGGATACGTGGAATAAGATACATCATTATTTATCACTTCCTGAGcgtggtcaaactttaaagtatTCCGTCTCAGGATTTACTGCTCCAATTAGG atatggatatatgagatgattccggctgttcgtgcatgtggatttgcattgagaaaaaataaagactTGCCTCGGATGAAAAGATGGAGcggaacaaaaaaattgaaatgggttgacgtgaacaagatttggtcaaagatgcag gaggggctaccaccaagacaaaacatgttaccgggtgatggtgagatgacatctttttattatatgtcatttcaagagtatgtatatggtgaagggaaagcagttccatccccagtacgggaccattttaggagacaagacgaatcttcgtctagtatgtcgtccAGTGGTCGCTCTCATGGTAGAGGTCGGGGCAGTGGGAAACACAAGCTAGACGAGTTGTTGAAACGGGTACATGCACTGGAGCAGCATGTGTTTATGAATCAACAAAAACCTACAGAGGTTTTTTATGAAGAAGTGAATAATGAACAATTTTGGAACGACATTATTTTTGAGGAACCGACAGTGTCACAAAGAAATTATGATGAACAGGTTAGTTACACGCtacattatttattaaattttattaacatatatgaatacctgtgttcatattttatatttgaaaatataggttgtgcaagatga
- the LOC128132067 gene encoding uncharacterized protein LOC128132067, whose protein sequence is MPPNFFVSHALEEGQDWRAFMAGIATYPNFMVAWWDVDTVLLPIHSSPNHWLFGELRLASMEVHIYDSLGRGAYEKFQSEGIFSKFERRVANYLDKIKYWARRNIPRIPLNMQFIYEENVPQQSSHLGDCGVFLCMFMEQLVSGQPIRVLIDPKNAALEFRLRMAKIIWGSSLAPL, encoded by the exons atgcctccaaatttttttgtttctcatgctttggaagaaggacaggactggagggcatttatggctggtattgctacataccccaacttcatggttgcttggtgggatgttgatacg gtcttattgccgattcattcatcccctaatcattggctatttggggaactacgattagcgtcaatggaagtgcatatttatgacagtcttggtagaggtgcttatgaaaaattccaatccgaaggaatcttttccaaatttgaacgtcgggtggcaaattatttggacaagattaagtattgggcgcggaggaacatcccaaggattccattgaatatgcaattcatttatgaagaaaacgttccccaacaaagtagtcatttgggagattgcggtgtttttctttgtatgtttatggagcaattggtttcaggtcaaccaatacgtgttcttattgacccaaagaacgcagctttagagttccgtctccggatggcaaaaattatttgggggtctagtcttgctcctctgtag